The genomic stretch ccacttgaaccacacccaaaGCCCTTTTGGGCTAGTTATTTTTGCCagagggtcttactttatgcccaggctggcctggaccacaatcctcctatgaCAAGTACATCccagcacccagccattggttgagtgatttttcttttgtctgggctagcctcaaaccatgatacttCCAATCtgtggcctcccaagtagctaagattagaggcttgaaccaccatgcctggcctttgaAGTCTCTTTTTGAAGGCTATAAATCCCTTTTGTGAAGGCTCTGCCTTCATGACTTAATAATTTCCCAGAGCCCCCACCTCCTAACACTATCACCCTGGGGGTTAGAATTTCAAGATAAGATTTGAGACAATACATTCAGTCTATAGCAGATATCATCACACTGTTTCAGCTCCTTTAGTCAAAGTCATGTTAGAGTGAGTGTATCCAGGCCACTCCACCTGTGAAGACAGGCCAGGTCTGGTCAGGCAGGGCCACTTTTGAATGCACAACCTCATTAAAGAtcttatggatttttaaaagtgaagtttagaggaaatatttttaaaaagaaagaaaatactctcTCCCACTTTTTCTTTATGTGGGCAGTCATCTGTTTAGAAGCAAGGAGATTTATAGTGTCGAATAATGCAAGCATTTCTAGCTCTTTGTGTAGCTTCACTGGGATCTGACACTAGGTCTTGAAAGAAGTAGGTAAATTAATTTCACATCTCATTGGGAAACTTTAAGACTTTAAGATGTTTCTTGTCATCTAGTTCTAGGTTACCTACAGATAATTAATTTCGTGGCATTTCTGTAATCTGATTCCCCCATTCAGCctttttttcccagcatccttctAAGTACTttcccatcctctcccctcccaatgTAGTTCTCATTCACAGCCTCTCATTCACTGTGTGTTTATTACACAGTCCAGAAGAGCAGCTCCTGCCCAGGGCCTTTTGGGACATAGTCCTTCTGAGGCCATTACAATTCAGAAGCCACATGGTTGTACTCATAACAAATGTGTGAACGAATAAATGAATCCTCTTGCCCACATTAGTCATTACATTGCCTaaagtgtttctttttaattgtgtATGTTTCCCATAGAAAGTATAAAATGGACTTCCAAAGATGGAGAACACATTACCTAAGTAAATATAGAACTAAAAATAGTGCATATTCTAAATAGATTATAGAAGATGGCTTTCCAATAATAACCAACTTTCCTCACCTTTTGATAGTAAGAAGCAATGAATAAACaatctttaaatttgtttctcatcaataagaggaaaaatgaatttaaaaaaggggaaaatttttgtgttttagacTTCATGACATTAAAGTGAGATGTGAAAATAAAAGCACTTTTCACATTTTGGAGCTGGCCACTTAGAGGGCTGAGAAATGAGAGCTTTTAGTAACTGTGAAGATGAAAAGTTTTAACTTTGAACTACTAACTTGTTAGCAGTTAGTTTAAAATAGCCAGATTTCAAGTTATTGCAGATTTGGGGTATTTGTGACCAAGGTCTTACCATGTATCCACATTTggcagaatgttttctttttatctgttatttctttgatgactgaTTAGCTTTTGGTAGCTTAAGTAATGATTGTTAATTatctcatggtttctgtggcTTAGCAATCTGAACACACCTTAGCTGGACACTTCTGACTCTGAGTCTGTCACAACACCACCTGGACTACTAGAGCAAGAAGTGAATTTTAGAAGAGAAAGCAATGGCCAGGAGATTAATTAGTGCACTTTTAAAAGCCGCAACATAGAAAGGAAAAGTCAATGATGTTTCTAAGTGAGTGACatgattatattaataaaattgaagcatatttaatatattaaatagtTTCTCAGTAACACCTGATTCTGAATGAGTAATGCTCATGGGAACACTACTGGCATAGATTTTCTGAAATGACTGATATCCCAAACTATATGAGCTTGCCTTCAGAATGCACTGTGTCCTATAAGCTTAATGCAGCCTCCCCTCTGTAAATAACTTCTGGGTCCCCCTAACTCATAGGTTAAAGACAAAATAGCCTATCCAACTCAATCTTCCAACTCCTGGCCCCACACTGGCAATAACCTTAGGCTTTTCAGTTTTACAACACTCCCTGCTCCCCATGTTCATTCCCTCACCCTTCGACCATCTACCAAGCTCCTTCCTACCTCTAGCCTTTGTACAAGTTCTCCCCTCTATCTTAGCCATCCCCTCTGACTCACTTCCAATTTTATCTTGTCAACTGCTAATCATCCCTTTGATCTTCTCTCCAATAGCTCTTCCTCAGAAATGTGCTCAGACTAGATCTTTCCCAAGACCTCTTATATACTACACTTTTCCTTAGAGCACTTAACACAGTTgataattatatatttgtatatattatctGATTATGCTCTGTCTCTCCAACTCATTCACACTTCCTAAGACAAGGAGCTGTATCAGTCTGAGCCACAATTCTCTCACCTGCATCCAGCAAGCACCACCTGGCACAGTACACTTAATGACCCGACTCCACACTTCTCCTCAGTTACCTGGACTGCCCCCAAATTCTGGATAATTAGAAGGAAGCAACACAGGTAGCcacaaataagattttttaaaattaagttgtgTAATGGGATGACCTAATAACCCCTAATTTTCACTGAGCCTTTGGAAAGTCTTGGTTGGTGGGGTAATACCGTCTACTGAAATTACCATTccactgtggtttgaatgtttgcACCTCTTCCAAAATTCATTATGAAACATAATCACTAATGCAGATGTATTAAAAGGTGAGGCCTTTtggaggtaactgagtcatgagGACTCCTCTTTTGTGAATGAGATAGGTTCTTATAAAAGAGGATTCACACAGCATTCAACTGTTTATCCTTTCATCCTCTCCACAGTGTAAGGACACAGACTTCAAGATGCCATCCTAAAAGCAGAGACTGTCCCTCACTGGCCAGTAGACCTGGTGGCACCTGGATCTTAGACTTCTCAGTTCTAGAACTGGGAgaagtaaattttttattatttataaattatccagtgtCAGGTACATTGTTATGACAGCACAAATGCTCTAAGACATATTTCCTCAAGTTTCATTTCCCCCTGAACCCAATCCTATTCTCCTTTGCTCCTTCTCTGCAGTCAGAACtgggaggaaaaaagaacactGAAGGGAGCAGCTCCCTGAAGCTCACTCAGCAGGACCAGGCATTTAAGCCTATATTTTTGGTTTTAAGTTAgttatattgctttatttttttttttttttgagacagggtctcctgtgtagcccaggcttgccttaagCTTGCGATGTCTTGCTTTTCcttctgaagtgctgggattacaagcacgtACCACCATGGCTGGCTCTAAATTCAATTACTTAATTCTCACTTGGCTTCCACAAAAAGATGAAAGGCTGACTTTttcataggaaaataaaaatgtttctgtttttactACCTACTCATCTGAATTGTCTGGACCATTATTACAGATAACTGCAGCCTGGTCCCACATGGACTTTCCATTTTAAGTTTTTGTGAAAATGATTCTTGTCAAATGTGTGACTTCTAATCAAAACTCAGCTGTGTGAAAATCAATACCTAACTGTATCCCACTTATGTTGGAATTATGGATgtgctataattatttttaagttgtttactttttcttcatctattcattcattcagcaaatgtttactgATTACTATCTGTATGCAACCCTTGTCCTAGGATCACATACAGAAAGATCAGGGAGGCTCCTCTGTAATCTACGGAGTCTGCAGTCTTATAGAGCAAAAGCATCTTGCTTTTACTCAAAAGAGGAttgaagaaaaagacattttcaggTCCAAAGATAGAAATTATCTTCAAAAAACTTTTAACTGTGGCTGGAATAGTAATGGTTATCAAAGCAGACTTTGTTGATGTCCACCACTTCCTCAGGGGTAAGAGGAAGAGGCACAAAGGTGAGTCTGTGCTTCCATAGACACCTCCCTCACACCTGTGTTTACACAGGTCTGCAAGGTCTTCCCAGAGATTTCTCTAAGAAATCACAGGAGCCCTTCTTTCTGGAAAGTTTTACATGTGGTTATAGCTGTGTCCTATCTGAAGGCCAACAAAATGCTTTTATGTGGTTTTCATAAGTTCTGTACCCCCAGACCACCCCAAGATACACTTTGCGCTTCCAATGGTTTTGAGGGTCCCCAAGACAAACCACATGTTCAATGATTTACTAGAAGGACGCATGAGACTCAACATGCATTTTATTCCCAGCTAAGATATATTACAGCAGAAGTATATCCAACGGGATCAACATGAGTAGAATCTGGAGAAACCAATGTGTGGGCTTCTGGTGTTTCCATGAGCGGACTGCCATGTGTACTCCCTTCTCTACCAGCAAGATGTGCAGTGATGTATAGATGGTCTCCAACCAACAATAGTTCCAAtacaattttcccatttttatggtGGTGCAAAAGTGATGCATTTTCAATAGAAACCATACTCCCTATTTTGAATTCAATCTTTTCCTGAACTTTAATATGTGGTACAATACTTTCTACTGATGCTAGGACACACCAGTCAGCCTCTTGACCACAAAGGTAAGTAACTGATACTCAACCACGTACTGTGCTGCTAAGCTTTGACCTTTAATAGGTTAGATTACTAAATGAATTTCTGGCAATATTTTTAACTTACAGTGGGTTTCTTGGGATGTATCTCCATTGTCAGTTGAAGAGTTtctgtgtgtgcagtgtgtgcaCTGTTTTTACCAGGGATGCCCATTAGAGACTTGGCACCCAATGTTTATATTGGGGCTGGTGACACGGACACCCTTTACCTAGAAAGAATCAAAATTCCAGACTATCAgactattttacttttcttctgttctgttaTCTTCTTTCACAGGACAGACTTTCTCCAGCTCAAAGGAATCAACCATGGATTTCAAGCATGTGAAAGAATATTTTGCCTGGCTCTACTATCAATACCAAATCATTAGCTGCTGTGCTGTAATGGAGCCCTGGGAGCAATCTATGCTCAACACCATCTTATTAACCATTTTTGCTATGGTGGTGTACACTGCCTATGTCTTCATCCCTATCCACATTCGCCTGGCTTGGGAGTTTTTCTCAAAACTATGTGGATATCACAGTACAACTTCTAGTTGATCTCTTTTGCGTTCTGTGAAATGGCACTGCATATTTATGTTGCTTACAACTTACTGACTTAGGTGATTACTGTGTCATCTTTCACTATCTGACCTAAAAAGCGCCCTTCTCTATGCACTCTTCTGTCCTGCCTGGAGTTTGAGATACGTgtctttctaatttctttcttacaTGTTATTTGTGCATCAGACCATAGAAAATGCAATGACTTTACCTCGTTCCATATTTGCTCAACTCAAATCTATGACTTTagatttcttttcaaaacaaGGCTATTTCACATAAAAGTTTCTGGAAAATAAGTTCATaccaaaaacatatttaaaatgctCCCATGATACATATTCTATATTGAAGGatatattacaaaagaaaagttttttcATAGGCTACTGTCAAAAGTATCCTATCCTTGTTTACAATGTATAAAAAGATGTGAATAAATTATATGAAACCCCCTAAAGTCTTATTTTCTACTAAACTGCTAATACCTAAAATTCTTTTACTTCAGATTCAGAAAAATAGGCtgaggcaattattttctttcagatatgGTTCATGAGTTCTTTCAAATGCCTCTGAAGTCTGGCTTTATAACAATGTTGACTTTAGATAAACAAGTAAGTATTATAATgcataataattttaattgtaagaaaaaatatataatcaaagTAAATTCAGATATTGTGACTTTTGTTGTTTGCTTGCCTTGCATGATGCtcgggaaaaggagaaaagaaattgttttctttctgtgttttcactcaggggaggaaaaaaaaaaaagaagcctgtaTTGGGCTGTGGGAAGAAGAGCTGATAAATAGGCTGGAAGTAATATTCTACCAGCAGGAACACTGCAGCTCCAGTTAAATGCTTTGATATAGTGACTCCTTTGTAGAGCAGAAACAAGATTTATTAAATTTCCTTCAAATGTTTATCTTAAAAGCAAATATAAGTTTTTAATTATACTGCTGAATCAAATGTGAATGCCAAAGACCTAGCCTTgctgcttttctttcctcccaATAAATATTAATGTTCGTAATTCTGGAGGTTAGAAATGTAAATAGATTTTGGACAATATTTGTACCTTTGTTtgtgttaggaaaaaaaaaatccaaggagaCCTAGGAAGAAAGATGTTTGGCATGTGAAATTAACTTGCatgttttttttagaaaaaagaaacacaatgttTTGAAGAAAGTCCAGATCTGAATATGATCTGATTTGCtgatttttgcaaaataaaattttgcacaTAAAGATATCCacatcagattttctttttcccatattgCACTAACTATCTAGTTGGCACGTCACTTGTCCCCAACTTATTTCTTACTAATTCAATGGGCAACTGATCTTAAGATGGCAGAGTAAAATCAGCATTTTCCAAGGGACCTACCTGTCCATTGCTAGACAAGCTTTCCATGTTGATGTAGGTGAGGAGCCTGGAGTTTAGAACATTTCTCGTTCAAGGTCAATTAGCTTCTTGCAGCATAAGGATGCAAATTCAGATCAGAACTACACTGGGCCATGCAAAAATATGCCACCTGGAGGACAACATGAAAGTCTATAGAATAGACTTTCCAAATAAGAAGGATGAGGGCATAACCAGACAGCCAAGGCTGGAGGAACAACAAGCCCAGGTCCCAGCTGCCACCTTTGTGCCATATCTGCAGTTGCTATGTTCACCCATTTCTATTCTTCCCAGGCCCTCActgcttttgcttttaaatatttaacagaGGATCCTCAGTCAAGCATGAACTTGGATGCATTCCCAGTTCACAGTGATTCAACACCCTTGTATCTGTGGACCCCTACTAGGTACTCTTGGAATTCAGTCAAAAAGATACTACATTGACCTTCTCCAAATCCACCttctaaaaataagaaagttaaaaCCAACATGAATATCCACAGTAAAACTTAATGAAGTGTTACTGCAAACACTTCAGGATGTCACTTTGAAGGTAAGCATTATCTCTGAGCAATCAAAAGTAATAAATACAGGGTCTGAAAATATAATCAAACAtagttggaaaaaagaaagaaagaaaacctatcCGTGTgtggtggggaaaaaaagaaagctgtgcCTGCTCTGTTGGTTTTTCGGAGTTGGCAGAGATGCTCTTTACCTTGGCCACAGTTAGCCTAGTTAGGACCACACTTTCTGTGCTTTTCCTCTGCTCCTGCTACTTGGCTGTTTCAGTGGTATGTACAGAACTTTACGAAGACAGCAAGCCAGTGGTTCTGTGGTTTTATTGGACTTGTGTTTGTCACTCACCAAACTAAGAATCATAAAAATGTTCTTTCCCTGGTATTGGCCAAGGAAACACTTGCTTGTATCTACCTGAGTAACAAAATACAACAATACTGGCAATCGGGCAGATCCAACACAACAGTATACCGACCACTCTTCATTATTTGTGAAAAAATCACTagccacattttcttcttctttctttttctgtcactAGTAAGTCAAGGTCCTGTCACTTTATGCTTCTGGAAGACAGAGGATTTGTCCCTATTTctgaatccccagcactgggctcAGTGGCTGATTGGTACTGGGCTTAGCAAATATACACCCTGGAGAACTTTATGTAGCTCCCATACCTTCAGCCCCACAGAAACAAGGAAGCTCAGTCTATGTAACAGCTAACCTCAGAGTACACAGCTTCTGGTTATAGACCGAAAGAGTGacacccattcattcattaacaAATTTATGAAAAGCCAACCAGGCATAAGTGATGAAGAAAGATAGAAGTGAATAAACGTGAAGGAGAAAGCACAACAAACTAGGTGATAGGTGTTCAGGAGCTGATTGTGAAAGTCTCTTAACATTGTACACTTGAATTTTTGTTCAAAAactgtagggaaaaaaaaacacacaaatactggtgaggatgtggggaaacaggaacctttatacactgatggtggggatgtaaattagtacagtcactatggaaatcaatataggggctcctcaaaaaactaaaactagaacttccatatgacccagctataccactcccagggatatgcctgaaggaatgtgggtcaggttacaataaagacacctgcatacccatgtttattgcagcattattcacaatagccaagctatggaaacaccctAGGTGTCCACcaaacaatgaatgaataaaacaaatgtggtatatatgtacaatggagtattagtcatacatataaagaagaatgaaattatgtcatttgcaggaaaatggatggaactggagatcatcatgttacaTGATGAAAGACAaatgctacatgttttctctcatctgcagAATCTAgatacaaacaagcaaataaaaagtcATAAACCTAAATGGAGGAGTTTGAGGGGAGGATGGTGgggggacaggagggagggagcaagTGGCAGTGATGGGAGGTAAATAAGATCaaagtatatgtatgtatgggacTGTCGTAATGTAATCCTTTATTTTGTACAATAGCAAACAAcactttattctgttttctccactCAATTAAATACTGTCCTTGACCTAGGGGAGGGGAAATGGTAGAGAAGCTGAgtttggtggcacatgcctgcaatcctagcactgaagcaggaggattgaaagtttgaggccagcctgtgctaccagaccctatctcagaaaaacaacacaagcctataatcctagctactcaggaggtagaatcAGGAAGAGCACTATTgaaggccagtccaggccaaaagttattaagaccccatctcaaccaacaagccaggtgtggtggtacacatctgtaatccaagctatgcagaaggcataagTAGGATGATCTCAGTGCAAGACTTAGGCAAAATGGTGAGGCCCTATCTGAGaagtaactaaaaccaaaaaagtgctggaggcatggctcaagtggtagcacacctgcctagcaagtgcaaagctctaagttcaaacctcagtactgccaaaaaggaaaagaaagagaagggaagggagcagagagggagggaaagaggaagggagggaggaaagaagaaccATCTAATCCACCCCAAGGACACTTCCTCTGCCTTGTGGGAAAGTTATTTCCAAGCTGATTCTGCTGGCTGCTAAGAGAAGACAGGATTTTTTTTAGAGGTTAACAAAGAAAACATCATACATTTTTACTACTCttctagtttttaaaactttgctgTATCTCATGGATAGTCCTAATACATCTGATTCAAAGAacaaactctggttttccatcaggaaagagaatgaaattttctaGGTACATCACATCAAAACTGACTAACCAAAATGTCAATAGCACAGTGCTCCTAGGGAATAAGTCACTCTAACACTCATTCAAGAATTTAAACAGGCTCTGAGAGCAAATTTCAGGATTGGGGTTCTCTTTGACTCATCCCTGAATTATTATGCAGATAATAATGAAAGTAGTGACATTGGGGAGATTTAATGGAGGGATTGAGGAGGAGAGCTGGCcaatttttagttttagttattgcttaaaaattacaagaaaatgGGAGGCAGAAGTCATTCCATTAATTAATAAAAACACATTCTCTTTGTTGTGGTGTCAAAACTTGTGAAGCTTTTCTGTGAGCCTCTGTAAGCAATTAAGATGTATCCCATTGGCAGTATCCACATTTCTATCACTTccacatgaaattcaaattttgaattgttcattttattaatacattttaatttttctcaaggGGAAAGGCATCCATGCTTAGATTGACATGAGCACTGAGAAAAGGATAGGGGGAGAGAGGAGACTGGggacagaaaaagagagggagagggagagaaagggagaatcaATTTCCATCTGTTTTTTAAGTTCGAACTGGGAAGGTGTCACAagtgtcaaaagacaaaattataataaatttaatttaaaggtCTAATGGGGTATTATTACTTTTTCTAGAATTCAGCAATATCTCATTCTATAAATAGGTGTTCCAGTGACCTGAAAAGAGAGGGTGGGCTTTATAGGCAGAAAAGGGCTGAAGAAAGCAGATATAAGAACCAAAAGCAGCTGGatactggtggctcacttctgtaatcctaactattcaatAGGCAGcaataaggaggattgtggtttgaagccagcccaggcaaatagctctagagaccctatctcaaaaaaaaaaaaaaaaaaaaaaaaaccatcacaaaaaagggctgctggagtggctcaagtgcacacatgcctaacaagggtgaggccctgaatggaaaaccccagtgccataaaaaagaaaaagaaaaaaaaaatcagatgggtTGCTTTAAAGTCACTTTCCTTACAGGACTAACAGAAGAGACTTCCTCATTGTGCAGGCACAAAGAAACTGAACCCCCTCTGGTTGCTGTAACTCTCTcagtgtttgtttggtttttaactGGTCCATTTCAAAGGTTTGGTTAGGTGACATCTAGCAGGAGTGAACCCATTCTGGTTTGTTCTGGTCTGTTGAGGACTGGTACAGGAGCTTGGTTTCAAACAGTAATTTACGGTGAACTTTACTTAACCCAAGGAAAGCAATTCTTCTTTGACCTCTTTCATCAAAGAACTTCCTGATCTCATACATTTTTTCCTAACATGAGCCATCTCTAAATGTTTTACATCCTTGTtcctattaatattttgttttcttttattaaaataaccTTTTTCCCCAAGGTTAAAATAAATCTTCTGAATGGCCAGGCAGCTGCTCTTCTCTTTGCCCTGCAGGGGTCGTATGTCTTCCCTCCTCCATGGATTATCTGGTAAGACTCCCTCTGTctcacccctccacccccatcccccaACTCTTTTGGAGGCTCAATAACCTCACAGAAAAATGGCAGGAGGCAGCATGCAGTTAAATTGCTCCAGGGAGtcttccaacaacaacaaaaatctgtgCTGCATGAAATTCCAGTGACTTCcagcttttcagtttttctctagcCTTTCCTAGTTATTGACAGGTGCCTGACCCTTCGCCAAAATGCTATGGTGTTTGAACCCCAGCACTATCATTGCTGGAGGAAAATAAGAAGTCATAGGATAAAGAAACAAACAGGTAAATATGCAAAATCTCACAAAGCCCTTAATTCGAGATGAAGGTGAGAAATTCAGAGGGTGATAGATTTTGGGGAGAAGCTCCCAAAAGGATTCAGACTGCATTTCagtagcaccacacacacacacacacacctgctgcACCTTCATTCACTCCTTCCCCTTCTTCAGTCCTTTTAACCTGTTCCTGGCCCTTACCTTACATGTAGTCCCCAGGAGGTTTACTGTCTTTGCTCTGCAGCCTCAGTTTTCACTGGGGCAGAGCAAGTGGGATGGAGAGAGTGGCTTtgtgaagaagaaaatagaagcagTTCAAGTCCTGATCTAGCTCCTAGGTAAAATAGCCAAATAATCAGCTATCAAAGCGTTATCTTCTGGTAGCTAGCTCTCCCACCTTACTGCACAAAGGCAGTAACCAGCCCTGAGTCACATTTACCTGAGCCACAGAAAGCACCAGTTCTAAAAGGGAGGAGGCAAAAGACAATCCATGGCCATAGATGTGCACTCCGTGCAGCTGTCCCCTGGGATGGCTTTCATAGCTACCCAGGTATGGCTTCCGGAAAGCACAGACTGGGCTTTGTGCACCATGTATTCTTGCTGAAGCTCATTAAATGGATGGATTGATGACTTAATGAAGAGCTTTTAACACTTCCAGGCCACAGGCATTGAGTCATGTTCCAAATGTGGTTTGCCACTAGAATTTGTGCTGAGTGACTGGCTTACATGAACTTTTAAGTATCTGAACAGACAGGTGAAGGTTTTGAGAGACTGCAGTTCCTCCTTGGTATTTTCCCAACATTCCTTCTCTCCTGCTCTTACATTTACTGGTACATCAAACCCCATTTGTAAAGATTTGTGACTGTTTTGTTCCTCAAGTATGGGCCCAGTGGTTCTTACCTCTGGCTGTAGAATCATCTGGAAGCTTTAAAACCTACTAATGCCTGACCCCTGCCTAGAAAAATTAAACTGGCATCTTTGGGAAGGGGCTCCCAATGTGGTAGTTTAAAAAGCTCTCCAGGTGATTTCAGTATCAACCAAGACTGCAAACCACCTTCCCGAGCTTTCAGTGAGTACTGATTTGAGTCACTGACATCCAGCATGGCGCTGGgtactctcttcctctctcctactTGCCAGGTCCTCCCACCATATGTATGAGAAGGCCTGGACACCACCACCTCTCTAGATATGATCTTACTCACAACCAACACCCCTCCCCATGGTCCTGCTGCTGCTTGTTCTcgttctccctcccttttctttcttctcctcctcctctttttcttctccttcttttccttctcctcctccatctccttcttctTTTGTCTGGACAAAGCACTAAATATCTTTATTAAACCATCTCTACCTCTAACTCTCCAAAACTTCAGAAGGTTACAAAGATTTAGAATATTCTTACAGTAATCCAagaaaaatcaaaggagaaattcCTTTTCTGAGATCACAGCTATGAAGTCACATAGTTATACAAATTCTGCTTTTGTGTGCAAAACATGAAACGCATTTGCCTTTATTCTTGTTTGTCACCTAGCAGGGCTGACAAAAGCAGAGACCTTTCCAAGAAACAGACAAAGATGAGTTTCTGTAACTTCAGTCAGTAACTTCAGCACTGCAGCAATGAGAGATGTAGCATCCTTCACTGTAGCTCAAGACAACAGGGGGAAGGAGTCACAAGAAAGAGAATCAGGATTGTTACAGCTGAGAAATTGCTTCTGTTGAGTTCACCATGGTACCACCTTCATTTTTACATAAGCATGGGCATAATTCAAGCTCAATAAATCAGAAATCTTAATATTCACCTTGGCTTTCAATTACCATCATGTTGATGATCAaaagaattacatttttaaaaatcatagtaaAAGGTAATATTAAACCTACTTTGCTAGAGTTGGTTATTGGCACCTGTGCTCTCAGTTTGCTTATGAGCTAGATCACTTTGAATTCTGCATATCCTAACTACAAACAGAGTATAGCACTTATGACAGGTTATAAATAAACTGGTTTTCAAGCATACAGTCAGACCCAATCTtaataatacattatttaaagAGAACTAAGGCAGTGAATTTCATTCCCAATGAAAATGAGGACTGTGTGAacaactttaaaacatttttgtgtgtgtgcctgtgttatAAAATGTAGCTTTTAATAAAGCCTTGGCCCAAATGTGAGTAACTTCAGAAAAGAAtttaagtgaaagggagaagaaaaagatttcATTTAGGAAAAATAATCACCATATTTTCCGATCTTCAATGTGCAGAATTGAAATATGTACAGCTGCCATAACAGCCTACTCAGTACCTGTGTGCTGGAGAGTAACGAGACCTAAATACACTTACATTTTTAAACACTGGGTCAAGGCTTTACATAAAAATACCATCCTGCTTTCCCCCCTCTAAGTTTCTAAACATTGCATGCTTTCCTCACCATCTGCAATCATCTAGGAATTTTTAGTAACTTTT from Castor canadensis chromosome 5, mCasCan1.hap1v2, whole genome shotgun sequence encodes the following:
- the Sptssb gene encoding serine palmitoyltransferase small subunit B isoform X2, coding for MDFKHVKEYFAWLYYQYQIISCCAVMEPWEQSMLNTILLTIFAMVVYTAYVFIPIHIRLAWEFFSKLCGYHSTTSS